The region TTCATTTCTCAAAATTTGAATAATACAAAAGAAATCAAAGAATTAGTATTGACACTTATTATAGATCCTAAACATGAGTCCTCCTTTTATATGCTTGCAACCTTAATGCTCGAATTCAAAAAAGTCTTCTCAATTCCTGATTTTGATAATCTCCAAGATCTTTGTTTTAAAATTGGATCCAAAAATGATTCAAGGTTTAATAGAATAAGTTTTTATGAACTCGGCTTGAGGCTTGATAATAAAGTAAGTAAAAACACATATAGTTGGAAGAAACTAATCGCGGATGAATATAAGAATTTAACCACAGAACGTGAAGACCTCGCCAGTATCACCTTCGCAAGCAAGGCAATGCGATATTATAAAGAAGCCAACGAAATGGAATTGTCTGAAGAGATGGGGCGCTTATACGAAGAGAAATCGAAAGAGATGGAACTTAGCAATATTCAAAGTAAAGTTGATGTTACAGATTTAGTTAAGTACTATGATGGCCTTATAGCTATTGTTTTTCAAAGGAAATTGATAGAAATACTTGATTTTTTAAGATTTAATGGACATATATTCCCATCAATGGATGTTTTACAAAATATAGTAAATAAGTCTGCATCTCAAGCCTCTATCAGATATTTAGTTGCGAATCAAATTTTTGATACTAACGGTCATATTGCTCAACATTTTACTACACAAGAAGAAATTGAAAGGTTAATATACCTAGAGAATTATCATAGGATGGCTGAATTTAAATTTGAGCTTCTAATAAATAGATTTTTGATTAAAATGCTGGAACGTGAAGATTGGAGTGCCGAGAATTTTCTTTCAGTTCTTGAGAGTAATTCATGGTATGGTAATAAAATTACTAAATCGATAAATTCGGATCAACAAGTTAAAATTAGTTATATTGACTACCTAAAGCCTGGAATAATAAATTATTTCTCCGAATTGCGTAAATGGTATGTTGATAGGAATTACATTCCTAATTTTATGCTGAGTATTGATTCTCTTACTTTAAAAATTGAATGTATACTTCGTGAATTATGCAAGCTAAATGAAATCCAAACCTTTTATTTAACTAAAGATGATAGTGATAGGGAAATTACAAGAGAGAAAGATATTAATATGCTTTTGAGAGATAAAGACCTAATTCAAATTTTAGGCAAGGAACTAACCATGTATCTTAAAACTGTATTCATTGAGAGAGTCGGGGACAATTTGCGAAATAATGTTGCCCATGCTTTTATTCTACCCGTAGCCTACTACAATTTTATTTCAATAAATAAAATAATAATAGCCCTTCTTCGATTAAGTGTTTGGGAAATTGAAAATAAAAATTAATAATATTAATTTTCATTCATTAATTTTACATAAATAACAAAGCCATTAATTTGTAATGGTAGGCTTTCTTTAAAATAAGTTTTTATGAATAAAAATACAGTTTCGGTAATGGTTTATCTCAAGGACAATAGTTCAATTGAAATGTTGGAAAATAGTAATCCTAAAAATGCGATTGAAAATTATTTTTACCCTGATTCAGGTGCACCAGTTTTAAATATTATTATCAAAGCAATGACTCAAGAAGGTAAATTAATAACCCTTTCAATTACGGATTCCGTAATTAGCGGTCACTTTGATTAATTTATTATATGTAGTGATTCTTGCTAGAAATCAATTACAGAGTTTAATGCTTCGTCCGCTTCCTTCGTGATAAAATTAGATTGGTATCCAATTGTAGTCATAATAGAAGAATGCCTGTAAAGCTTTTGAAGCATTTGAATAGGAATCTTATCACCAGACAGATTTCCAAATGTATGCCGTGCGATATGCATAGTCAGCTTTTTATCAATGCCGAGAATCATTACCAACTTCTGTAAAGACTCATCTATTGTTTTAACTGCATTAGAAATCCGCTTCTGCACCTCAAATAAATTGTTATGGTTTTCAACCATTAAAAGATTCGGAAAAATTAAACTGGATTTATCTCTTGATTTATAAATATTTAAAATTTTCATTGCTTTATTTGGAATTTTTAATGATCCTCTTTTTGCATTTTTACCCATAGTATAAGTGAGTCTGCCATTGTCAATATCATTCCATTTCAAACGAAGCAAGTCAGAAACTCTCATTCCAGCGAAATAAAAAGATAGAAGCCATAAATTGCGAGCAAGATTTAGCGGGGACACATCTGGCAAAATAACATCTTCAAGTTTTTTAACCTCATCAATTGTAAGACTGATTTTACTAGATTCTGGAAATTTAATCTGAATCTTACCTTTACCAAATGGGTAATATCTAACATCCACAATATTGTCCTTGATAGCAAGATTATAGATAGTCCGGATAACCACAAGATGATTTACAACCGTTCGCTCAGTTATTTTTCTTGTACCTTTCAGGTAGGCTTGAAATCTTTTGAGAAGTGGCGTGGTAATATCCAGGAAAGAAAGTTCATCATCGTTTAAGAATTCTCGAAATCTATTTATCCTTGGTTTATCTGCTGAATATCGATTATACTTACCACTCTGCTTAAGATTATGAAGATAAATTTCAGCTTGTCCAAAAAAATTGGAAGTGTTTTTCGATTTTAATGAGCGTTGAATAGCTTTAGCCGATATATTGGTTTTCTGGGTTTCTAGTTCTAAAAACTTATTGTTTGCTTCGGTTAGTTTCTTTACCAGAAATAGGTTTAAAGCCTGATGATTGGAATTAGATTTTTTTACTCGTTGTTTAGTTGAATCCCATTCCTCCGATTTTAAGTAAACACCCAATGAAATGATCGAGATTTTCCGCTCCTTAATGATCTTTATAATCAAAGGTAATTTCGATTCTTTGTTAGGTTTATCTTTGCGGAGTAGGATTTTTATTGATGCCATAATGATGCTTTTAATATTTGGGTCAAACAAAGGTTAAACATTTTTTGGATTTATATGCAATTTTATGAAAGATAAATTTTCACAAATACTTATAAATCACTGTTTTGAATTCATATCAAACCATATTAAACCAAAATAATCAGGACTTAAAATCCTGTGGCCAGAAATGGCCGTGCGGGTTCAAGTCCCGCCCCGGGTACATGGTTGAGAGAAATCTCAACCTTTTTAATTTCTCTCAGGTAGAACATAGGTAGAACAAACTGCCCAAGTTTTGCCTCCCCATCTAGATTATTTATCTTTGTTTTATGGAAGTCATTTGTCTTGAAGATGAAGCGTTTTATGCCTTGGTAGAATCGGTTATAAAACGAATTAAGGAAAAGGAGGGAAAAAAGGAGGATAGATGGATTTCATCAGAGGAGGCTATGAATAAGCTAAGGATTAAAAGTAAAACTACCTTACAAAAACTCCGGGATGAGGGCGCGATCCGGTTTTCCCATCCGGAAAAAAGAATTATTCTGTATGATACTGATTCAATCAATGAGTATTTAAATAAACATTCAAGCGATAATATATGATGGAACTAAACGAAAAGCAATTCATTTCAGGCTTCAATAGTGGCTACCTTTTAGCTGAATATGAGCCGCAAATATTGACTGTTCTTTTAAAAAATACCCAAACAGTTAATTCGTATTTATCGGGAATGTCTTGTGAAAAAAAAGAATATGAATTGTTGCAATCAAAAGGACACTTAAATGAATTAAATCAGATAAGGCAAAAAACCAGAGACAAAAAAGATAGAGACAGGCATTAATTAGATGGCGAATTATAGGTAAATGCGATTAAAATTAGGCAGTAGAGATGAACGCGATTTATTCCAAAATTCATAGAAATCGATAAGATTGATAGATTTTATAAGACAAAAATGTTAATATCATTTTATGTCTTCACATACACACGAAGTGCCAAATCTTAGTTCCAAACTCAAGTTTGGTATTTTATTAAATACTCTTTTTACTATCATTCAATTTACTGTCGGTCTTATTTCAGGCAGTCTTGCTCTTATTTCTGATGCAGGCCATAACCTCACAGATAGTTTGAGCTTGGTCATCTCTTACTTTGCACAAAAAATGTCTGGTAGAAAATCAACACCAGATAAAACTTATGGTTATGGGAGAGCAACAATTATTTCAGCACTCGTAAATAGTGTTATTCTTATCGCACTTTCCATATACATATTCTATGAGGCATACACACGTATACTTCAACCTCAAATAGTAAGTGGAAGTTTGATAGCGGTAGTTTCTTTTATCGGTATTCTCGTAAATGGAGGTATTGCTCTTATGTTCAGAAATAGCACGAAAGACTTGAATATACGAAGCGCATTTTTGAGTATGGCTTTCGATACTCTTGCATCGGTAGGGGCAATGATAGCAGGTGTCATAATCTATTTCACTCACTTCTTTATTATTGATGCAATAGTGAGTATCGTTATCGGCTTAATGCTTCTCTTTAGTGCATGGGGAGTTTTGAAAGATGCTTTACATATACTTTTTGAAGGTACTCCTCGTGGTCTTGATTTTAAAAAAGTAAAGAAAGATATTTTTGATGCTTTTCCAGAAATTACCAATGTTGATGATTTACACATCTGGTCCATTTCTTCAAAGAAAATTGCCTTGAGTTGCCACATCACCATAGTGAATAGCGATATGAAGAAATCTGTTGAAATGGTTAATGAAGTAAAAAAGATACTTCAAGACAGGTTTAAAATTGAACACTCAACCATAGAAATAGAGCTTGACCGATGTAATGATGGGTTTTGTTAGAAGCAGCTTATGGTCTATATGATCCTTTTTGTATCCGAA is a window of Candidatus Vicinibacter affinis DNA encoding:
- a CDS encoding DUF4209 domain-containing protein, whose translation is MNFKNLHDLHEYLNSNPKEIKTTNDIEDIIKSSLDTLDPAKESDLISKLEIERAANAFYIDKEELNPKVFFHNKDGQLVAYPTLGMFDTNKFNYLESVLNNTKSNHLKAQYGSLLWHAGKKHTKFLEKAREGYLQLINELLKENETEESRNRGYKYHIIGNYIERLHFISQNLNNTKEIKELVLTLIIDPKHESSFYMLATLMLEFKKVFSIPDFDNLQDLCFKIGSKNDSRFNRISFYELGLRLDNKVSKNTYSWKKLIADEYKNLTTEREDLASITFASKAMRYYKEANEMELSEEMGRLYEEKSKEMELSNIQSKVDVTDLVKYYDGLIAIVFQRKLIEILDFLRFNGHIFPSMDVLQNIVNKSASQASIRYLVANQIFDTNGHIAQHFTTQEEIERLIYLENYHRMAEFKFELLINRFLIKMLEREDWSAENFLSVLESNSWYGNKITKSINSDQQVKISYIDYLKPGIINYFSELRKWYVDRNYIPNFMLSIDSLTLKIECILRELCKLNEIQTFYLTKDDSDREITREKDINMLLRDKDLIQILGKELTMYLKTVFIERVGDNLRNNVAHAFILPVAYYNFISINKIIIALLRLSVWEIENKN
- a CDS encoding site-specific integrase; the protein is MASIKILLRKDKPNKESKLPLIIKIIKERKISIISLGVYLKSEEWDSTKQRVKKSNSNHQALNLFLVKKLTEANNKFLELETQKTNISAKAIQRSLKSKNTSNFFGQAEIYLHNLKQSGKYNRYSADKPRINRFREFLNDDELSFLDITTPLLKRFQAYLKGTRKITERTVVNHLVVIRTIYNLAIKDNIVDVRYYPFGKGKIQIKFPESSKISLTIDEVKKLEDVILPDVSPLNLARNLWLLSFYFAGMRVSDLLRLKWNDIDNGRLTYTMGKNAKRGSLKIPNKAMKILNIYKSRDKSSLIFPNLLMVENHNNLFEVQKRISNAVKTIDESLQKLVMILGIDKKLTMHIARHTFGNLSGDKIPIQMLQKLYRHSSIMTTIGYQSNFITKEADEALNSVIDF
- a CDS encoding helix-turn-helix domain-containing protein is translated as MEVICLEDEAFYALVESVIKRIKEKEGKKEDRWISSEEAMNKLRIKSKTTLQKLRDEGAIRFSHPEKRIILYDTDSINEYLNKHSSDNI
- a CDS encoding cation transporter, giving the protein MSSHTHEVPNLSSKLKFGILLNTLFTIIQFTVGLISGSLALISDAGHNLTDSLSLVISYFAQKMSGRKSTPDKTYGYGRATIISALVNSVILIALSIYIFYEAYTRILQPQIVSGSLIAVVSFIGILVNGGIALMFRNSTKDLNIRSAFLSMAFDTLASVGAMIAGVIIYFTHFFIIDAIVSIVIGLMLLFSAWGVLKDALHILFEGTPRGLDFKKVKKDIFDAFPEITNVDDLHIWSISSKKIALSCHITIVNSDMKKSVEMVNEVKKILQDRFKIEHSTIEIELDRCNDGFC